DNA from Sinorhizobium arboris LMG 14919:
CGGCCACAGATTCGCAACTGCGGCTCGATTTGACCGCCTTTGGTGTCTGTTTTTTAACAGATTTGCTTCTATCGTAACTCATTGGCGAAAAAGGCGAAGCTTCGGCACTACGGAAGCAATTTCGCCCTTAGCTTCCGTCACACAGACGGCGGCCATAGGGGATCGGACGACGCCAGCAAAGTCCCATTGACCGCCTCCCCTCCCCTCCTTCGAATTAGTCTAGCTCCGTTCAGCGGAGCCGAACAGCTGGAATAGAGTACGGCTGGCCGGACGATATGCCGGTTTCCAGCCACAAGGCCGCTTCCATTGTTGACAGCTGTCAACCAGGCGGGCGCTTGCCGATCATTCGCGCCAATGTTCTGCTACCCAAGGGCTCGGGAGGATGTAGTGGCGAAGGTAGCGGAAGGGGCGCTTCTCTCTTCTGTCTGGGGAAAAGAGACCGCGAACATGACCGAGTGGCGTAGTTGCCCGCCCCTTGTAACCGAACTGTCCGTCTATCGCATGCTGAGGCAGCAGGCCGCGCGGGAAAATGACTACGCGCGCATCCGCCAGTAACCGCGGCGGGAGGAAGTAGTTCAACGGGAAGGGACGCCGGCAGTCCTGGCGGAAATGCAGAACGAACCGCCGGGGAAAAAATTTAGCCCCTCCCGGCGCGTTGCGCGTCACGAAGCGCTGCTCGAACTCGTATTCGTCCGCCACCTTTTGCGGATCGGCGCGGAACTTTTCCTGCAATGGAAGCAGCTTGCCGACCGGGAAGCGGAACAGCGACGTCTGCCCCAGGCGCTCCAGAGGCGTGGTCTGATTGCGGGCCATCACGACTTCGTCGGCATTCCCGATTTGGAAAAACGCGTCGAGCGATCCGACAATCACGAGATCGAGGTCGAGAAAGAGCACCGGCCCCTTGAGTTTGCCGAGCTCCGGCCCCCAGAGGCGCGCCTTGGGCCAGATCCCCTTGGTGTTGACGGGCATTTGCTCGACATCGAGGGGAGGAAGATCCTCGCAGAGGATCTCCGGCCGCAAGCCTTCACGATTATCGGTAAAACAGGTGAAGGTGAAAGGCGGCGTGATATTCCGCGCCACCATCGCGAAGAGGCGATTCACGAAAGGCGCGCCGTATTTCGTTCCCCAATTTATGCAGATCACCTGCTTGACGCCGCCGGACGCGGCGAGAATATCGGATGCCATTCGCGCTTGCCTTTTTCCTGTGTTTCACGGCGCCTCCGCGAGGTTGACTTCGCCGCGGGGCGTTGCGCCTGCCCGGCACGCGATCGCTGTTGCAGGCACCCCTCCTGGACAGTCCGGGCGAACCTGGGAACTCGCTGTCGAACGTCCCCTTGCGATGGCGGCCGAAAGTTGACAGCTGTCAACCGCACGAAGGCGTACGGTCCTAGGTCGGTCTTAAGATTTTCGCCACCGGCGTGCAAGCATCGGCGTCGCCTCCCTCCGGGAAGCAGGTGCAGGCGGAGCACAATAGGGGTGGAAAAACTTCGAAAAGCTGTGCTGGAAAGGAAGCGCGTGTTAGGTTCCGTATCGCCTCCGACACATCAGTTTCAGATGAGATACGAAATTCCCGATCCCTTCGAGCCGGCGCTGTTGCCGGCATTGATTTCCGCCGAAGACGGGCTGGCCCGGCTCGACGAGCGGGCGGGGCGCCATGCCGTGGCCGAGGGCTTCCGGGAGCGCGGCCAGTTCTTCGATGCGGCTGCGGCCCTTTGGCTCGCCGGGGAACTCGTCCATGTCGAGGATCTGGTCCTTCATGATTCTCATATGGATACGCGCGCGCCGTCACACGAGTTGACCATTGCGCATGCGGTTCTGAGGACGCGGCGGCGCTTGGATCTGGCCGATGCCGACTGGGCCTTGTCGACCTTCGGACTGAACGCGTTGCGCGGTGAGGGCAGATTGGTCCCTAGGCAGGAATCTCTTGAGCCTTCGGCCCTCCGGGGAGATCCGGACGAAACGCATGTGCCAGATGCGGCGGACGATTCGATGGACAGCTCCCTGTCCGACGCATTTGCCGAGATCGATGCGGCGATCGCCCGGTCGGAACGGCTGTTGGACATCCATGCAGGAAGCGCGGCCGAGGTGGAGCAGGCCGCCATCGGAACACAGACACAGAGAGTGGAGCCCACCGGGCAACTCGGCCTGCTCTTCGACGACGATTGGGATGAAACCGCCCGGCTCGACGCCTGGCGCGCCGTGCTGCCGGTCGCAGATCAGCTGCCCGCTTCGCTGGGGGCTGCCGTTCTCTTCGATGCCTGGGAGCGCATCGAGCCGCTGCGCCGGCAGCACTGGCTCGGCTCGCTTCTCGTCGGCGCCTATCTGCGCTTTCGCGGCAAGGTCGGCTCGCATGTGCTCGCCTATAATACGGGCCTGAAGACCATTCGGCACGAGCGCCGGCGGTCCAAGGACCGGCTGACGCGCCTCACCGGTTTTCTCGAGGCGATGTCCGCGACCGCCGAGCTTGGCCTCAAGGAACTCGACCGCCTGTCGCTCGCCAGGACGCAGATGGAGATGCGCGTCAGAGACCGCCGCTCGAACAGCAATCTCCCGGGTCTGATTGATCTTGTCCTGTCGCGGCCGATCGTCTCGGCTCCTCTGATCGCGCGCCATCTTGGGGTCACTCCGCGCGGCGCTCTCAATCTCGTGCGTGAACTCGGTGTGCGTGAAATGACGGGCAGGGGGCGCTATCGCGGTTGGGGCGTGCTTTGAAAGCAGCCAGAGAAATGGCCGTTTCAACTCCGCCGCAAATTAAGTTCGCTCGTCACGACGCGCTTGCCTGAAGCCGGATCCACGTCGACGGTACTCAGCCGCATCCCGTTCGCACCGAGCTTCTGCACGATGAGCGTCGCCTTTCGGTCGCCATTGACCTCCCTTGCCCAGGTGACGGTGAGATTGATCGCGTTGCCCCGACGGCTGCCGGACAGGGCGGAGCGCCCGCCTCTCGGGCCGACATAGACGCCGCTATAACGCGTTCCGTCGGATCGCAAATCCGCGCTGATCGAACGCGACACCACCAGCAGGCCACGGCAGGTTCCTCTCATCGCGAGGGCCGTATCGCTCGCCTGAGAGTCGAAATTGCAGGACACGTTGATCGGGCCCCGGTCGATGCGGAGCAGCACCGTGCCGCCGCCGCTCCATCTGCCTTCGAGCGAACTGAGAAAGGCCGCCTCGTCGGCAGGGGCGGCGCTCATCTCGAAGGGAAGCATCCCCCCGATAAGCGCGAGTGAGGCAAACAGGAGGCGGAATCTTTTTCGCGGCATCATCGTCATAGGCTTCCCCTTCTCGACGAAACGCGCGTGGCGTTATCAGTCCGCATGAAACGACAGCATCGCTGAGAAGGTTCCGGCGTGTGCCGGATGATTTCCGGCGATCCTTCGATCGACGATCAGGCGAACCTCTTTGCGCCGGCGACGCAGGCGACGATCGCAACCGTTGCGGCAAGCATGCCCCAGCTGACCGTTTCGCCAAGCAATGTCGCTGCGAGCGCCAGGCCGAAGAAGGGCTGCAACAATTGCAACTGCCCCACCGCCACGATGCCGCCCAGCGCCAGGCCGCGGTACCAGAAGACGAAGCCGACAAGCATGCTGAAGACCGAGACATATCCGAAACCCAGCCAGGAAGCGGTGCTTAGGCCCGCAAGGCTCGGAGGCATGGTGGCGAGCATCAGTGCCGCCATGACCGGAAGGGAAAGGACGAGGGCCCAGGAAATGACCTGCCACCCCCCAAGCTTGCGCGACAGTTTGGCGCCCTCGGCATAGCCGAGCCCGCACGCGATGATGGCCGCAAGCATCAGGAGATCCCCGACCGGCGACGCGGAAAAACCCTGACGGGCCGCAAAGCCGACGACGATCGCGCTGCCGAGGCCGGAGAACAGCCAAAAGGCCGGGTGCGGACGCTCGCCGCCGCGCAGCACGCCGAAAATCGCGGTCGCGAGCGGCAGAAGACCGATGAAGACGATGGAATGGGCGGAGGTCACGTGACGCAGCGCGAAGGCCGTCAGGAGCGGGAAACCGACGACGACCCCGAGCGAGATCACGGTCAGAGATGCGAGATCTCCCCGGGCAGGCCGCCTTTCTCGGAATGCGAAGAGAAGACAGAAGGCGAGAATTCCGGCGATCGTGGCCCGGGCGACGGTCAGGAAGATGGGATCGAAGTCCATCACCGCAACGCGCGTGGCCGGCAGCGATCCGCTGAAGATCACGACGCCTGTCAAACCGCTCATCCACCCGCTTGCTGCCTTGTTCATACCGATGCTCCCTTTTCTCCGGTATCGGGCGGGACCGCTGGCTCTTCCAGAG
Protein-coding regions in this window:
- a CDS encoding RHE_PE00001 family protein, which gives rise to MRYEIPDPFEPALLPALISAEDGLARLDERAGRHAVAEGFRERGQFFDAAAALWLAGELVHVEDLVLHDSHMDTRAPSHELTIAHAVLRTRRRLDLADADWALSTFGLNALRGEGRLVPRQESLEPSALRGDPDETHVPDAADDSMDSSLSDAFAEIDAAIARSERLLDIHAGSAAEVEQAAIGTQTQRVEPTGQLGLLFDDDWDETARLDAWRAVLPVADQLPASLGAAVLFDAWERIEPLRRQHWLGSLLVGAYLRFRGKVGSHVLAYNTGLKTIRHERRRSKDRLTRLTGFLEAMSATAELGLKELDRLSLARTQMEMRVRDRRSNSNLPGLIDLVLSRPIVSAPLIARHLGVTPRGALNLVRELGVREMTGRGRYRGWGVL
- a CDS encoding DMT family transporter; the protein is MNKAASGWMSGLTGVVIFSGSLPATRVAVMDFDPIFLTVARATIAGILAFCLLFAFRERRPARGDLASLTVISLGVVVGFPLLTAFALRHVTSAHSIVFIGLLPLATAIFGVLRGGERPHPAFWLFSGLGSAIVVGFAARQGFSASPVGDLLMLAAIIACGLGYAEGAKLSRKLGGWQVISWALVLSLPVMAALMLATMPPSLAGLSTASWLGFGYVSVFSMLVGFVFWYRGLALGGIVAVGQLQLLQPFFGLALAATLLGETVSWGMLAATVAIVACVAGAKRFA